From a region of the Osmia lignaria lignaria isolate PbOS001 chromosome 10, iyOsmLign1, whole genome shotgun sequence genome:
- the LOC117611797 gene encoding uncharacterized protein LOC117611797 produces MEEFSCNIEHVLQNRDFSILQKLTSYYSNFCNKIATNVKDVTAHDIEYTKRRTKSISKISELQQEIENLKSEIDTTKLQQMIVDKKISNAITQQEKLKADVDDAKLKRDNLSVEMVDLQQESTKRKEEKLLAWDAIKRACKIYKEYLDISIQFIENDGYERIKVSFFVNDDSTRDKYYVYLNHSDNQWKVEQIQPILKMEELNEFKGIIDFSKQSEISNVITFVCKLRHIFVKHYLNTEQ; encoded by the exons ATGGAAGAATTTAGTTGTAACATTGAACATGTTCTTCAGAATAGAGACTTTAGCATATTACAAAAGTTAACATCATACTATAgcaatttttgtaataaaattgcCACTAACGTTAAGGATGTAACTGCTCATGATATTG AATATACAAAGAGGAGAACTAAAAGCATTAGCAAAATATCAGAATTGCAACAAGAAATTGAAAACTTGAAATCTGAAATAGATACAACAAAATTACAACAAATGATAGTGGATAAGAAGATTTCAAATGCAATTACCCAGCAAGAAAAATTAAAGGCAGATGTTGATGATGCGAAACTAAAAAGAGATAATTTATCTGTTGAAATGGTTGATTTACAACAAG AATCAacaaagaggaaagaagaaaaattattagctTGGGATGCTATTAAACGTGCTTGTAAAATATACAAGGAATATTTGGATATAAGTATACAATTCATTGAAAATGATGGTTATGAAAGAATAAAAGTTTCTTTCTTTGTAAATGATGATAGTACAAGAGATAAATATTATGTATACTTAAATCATTCGGATAATCAATGGAAAG TGGAGCAAATTCAACCGATTCTTAAAATGGAAgaattaaatgaattcaaagGTATAATTGATTTCTCTAAACAATCAGAGATTTCCAATGTTATTACATTTGTTTGTAAACTTAGACATATTTTTGTGAAACATTATTTAAATACAGAACAGTGA
- the LOC117611794 gene encoding uncharacterized protein LOC117611794, with product MFKLLQIFAILGIAAVLALPLTSNEDESNTTTAKDSESSSTTPDDQNTVTPEVPNHSGSPDNGNQDNDENNNNTSSADIKNKTSNVIDDLEQLVQSVAHAIENELKNAANSTLNLLENAKGKVNATKDKIKNAVQNATRTLEGILWNIKNQTDNNLERLRNATQNNVNKIKDELSNVVQEARDGIATLKNDTSEIGHDISERLENLLNKSVDALKNVSQSVNNAIDQAKQDAAEVFEQAKNATSEKLQELKDKGSELLQNVTDDLKSLRQEGEDILSKIEDSLNDLKNETSLFVHSIANEVQEKINEIKQNVYKAVNETAQLVNSTLANLSEEAQQIGEEIKNQNDHIKDNITDIMQHLKEKLPDIANKTMDTLQQVVEGFVNEFEQIKGNVSNIVYKVVKDVLSEILRIKQEISNGIGNMKNKIENIENEGKDVLHNATDKIQDDIKKVTDIISTLVGDVKDQTQRRLQELKDKVDEMRHESEAMKDNIKHQVEQVHKNISDALKKLENDMNNTLRNATNKALEIINNVKNSTQGMIKEVMQNTARAVNEAKDQFEDAKNKTAVALNQTLSSLRQDAGKISNQTKETISNVVNELKNQSSNALDSLKNITKKALNDAKEKSRKFAEDLKDSIGKIAEDSSNLIKDALRSVQNIVRDVFGDINNGIENTVNGIKDIASGIFDEVAGRPKWSK from the exons atgtttaaactaTTACAAATCTTTGCCATCCTCGGCATTGCCGCTGTTCTG GCCTTACCACTAACCTCGAATGAAGATGAATCAAATACCACGACTGCTAAAGATAGTGAATCATCCTCCACGACTCCTGATGATCAG AACACTGTTACACCCGAAGTTCCAAACCACAGTGGATCGCCGGATAACGGTAATCAGGACAATGATGAAAATAATAACAACACGAGTTCGGCCGATATTAAGAACAAGACCTCTAACGTTATTGACGATTTGGAACAACTCGTACAGTCGGTGGCACACGCGATAGAGAACGAATTGAAGAACGCCGCAAATTCTACTTTGAATCTCCTGGAAAATGCGAAGGGTAAAGTGAACGCAACCAAGGACAAAATTAAGAACGCTGTTCAGAACGCTACGCGAACGTTAGAAGGCATCCTGTGGAACATTAAAAATCAAACTGATAACAATTTGGAACGATTGAGAAACGCTACGCAAAACAACGTGAACAAGATTAAGGACGAACTGTCGAACGTTGTGCAAGAGGCGAGGGACGGTATCGCGACGCTTAAAAACGACACTTCCGAAATTGGGCACGATATTAGCGAGAGATTAGAAAACTTGTTAAACAAAAGTGTCGATGCTCTGAAGAATGTCAGCCAGTCTGTAAACAACGCGATCGATCAAGCTAAACAAGACGCTGCTGAAGTTTTCGAACAGGCGAAGAATGCCACATCGGAGAAGTTGCAGGAATTGAAGGATAAAGGATCAGAGCTGCTGCAGAACGTGACAGATGATCTGAAATCGTTGAGACAGGAAGGCGAGGACATTTTAAGTAAGATCGAGGATTCGTTAAATGATCTGAAGAACGAAACATCGTTGTTTGTTCATAGTATCGCGAACGAAGTCCAAGAAAAGATAAACGAAATTAAGCAAAACGTTTACAAAGCTGTGAACGAAACTGCACAGCTAGTTAACAGCACGTTGGCTAATCTTTCGGAGGAAGCTCAGCAGATCGGCGAAGAAATTAAGAATCAAAACGATCATATCAAAGACAATATCACTGATATTATGCAACATTTAAAAGAGAAGCTGCCTGATATCGCTAATAAAACTATGGATACCTTACAGCAAGTCGTTGAAGGGTTTGTTAACGAATTCGAACAAATCAAGGGGAACGTTTCCAATATTGTGTACAAGGTAGTAAAGGATGTTCTAAGCGAAATCTTAAGGATAAAGCAGGAAATATCAAACGGCATCGGAAATatgaaaaacaaaattgaaaatatcgaaAATGAAGGTAAAGATGTGTTGCATAATGCGACAGACAAGATCCAAGATGACATAAAGAAAGTTACTGACATAATATCTACGCTGGTGGGTGACGTTAAGGATCAAACGCAGAGACGATTGCAGGAACTTAAAGACAAAGTTGACGAAATGAGGCACGAGTCCGAGGCTATGAAAGATAACATTAAACATCAAGTAGAACAGGTTCATAAAAATATCAGCGACGCTTTGAAGAAATTGGAGAACGATATGAACAACACGTTACGGAATGCTACGAATAAAGCTTTGGAGATTATAAATAACGTAAAGAATTCCACGCAGGGAATGATAAAAGAAGTTATGCAGAATACTGCTCGAGCTGTAAACGAAGCGAAAGATCAGTTCGAGGATGCTAAGAATAAGACAGCCGTTGCTTTGAACCAAACGTTGTCTTCGTTGAGACAGGATGCAGGGAAAATTTCGAATCAAACTAAAGAAACTATCAGTAATGTGGTAAACGAACTGAAAAATCAATCTTCCAATGCTCTTGATAGTCTTAAGAATATAACGAAGAAGGCTTTGAACGATGCCAAAGAGAAATCTCGTAAGTTCGCGGAGGACTTGAAAGATTCGATAGGAAAGATTGCGGAAGACTCCTCTAATTTGATCAAGGACGCGTTGCGTTCTGTTCAGAATATCGTCAGGGATGTTTTTGGTGATATTAATAATGGTATCGAGAATACGGTAAATGGTATCAAGGACATCGCTTCCGGTATATTCGATGAAGTAGCAGGCCGTCCAAAATGGAGTAAATGA
- the LOC143305718 gene encoding uncharacterized protein LOC143305718, which yields MANITSIMSMEQCHDICPEDIANSCTNVTVSNTEINSNGSKSLEDLQCFVCDAKIQGRHYALATCRTQTSRTKVIEKLGELVGERYMVVISEDDVICRSCANLINTLDRLEVEIYNVRDNVLRFLEQKYSLEEGELLGNNEKQKRSQPPQITKCNNQLITNCQGKRRDVILSSNVAEKTKHKKSNVWLQCDKCQYTTLHNSFMVHHVRNHIKQKVFCDKCGVQFSEKEHKSHNCSLKEHLNVKNTVQNEPQAESSLKHITETILDIPILEKNMQQNVPIMAIETYTGSQISNCNENIPIIRLSSAENLPIQNILSSDDSSGQPIYVRVLQPVEINETSTHSTIMASNSDADLTMKFKDNSDKQILTLTEDGNLEMTEIACWNDIQSSQSNIIFQ from the exons atGGCGAATATAACTTCAATAATGTCAATGGAACAATGTCATGATATTTGCCCTGAAGATATTGCTAACAGTTGTACAAATGTAACTGTTTCTAATACTGAAATTAATTCTAATGGTAGCAAAAGTTTGGAAGATTTACAATGCTTTGTATGTGATGCAAAAATTCAAGGGCGTCATTATGCGTTAGCTACATGTAGGACACAGACATCAAGAACTAAAGTGATAGAAAAACTTGGAGAATTAGTTGGCGAAAG gtACATGGTAGTAATATCAGAAGACGATGTAATCTGCAGAAGTTGTGCTAATCTTATTAATACACTTGATAGACTTGAAGTTGAGATATATAACGTACGTGATAATGTTCTAAGATTCTTGGAACAAAAGTATTCTTTAGAAGAAGGAGAGCTTCTTGGCAATAATGAGAAACAAAAACGTTCTCAACCCCCACAGATCACAAAGTGCAACAATCAACTTATAACTAATTGTCAGGGTAAAAGACGAGATGTTATTTTATCTTCAAATGTTGCTGAAAAAACTAAACATAAGAAAAGTAACGTTTGGTTACAATGCGATAAGTGTCAATACACAACCCTTCATAATTCATTTATGGTACATCATGTTAGAAACCATATTAAACAGAAAGTATTTTGCGATAAATGTGGCGTCCAGTTTTCTGAAAAAGAACACAAATCACATAACTGTAGCTTGAAAGAACATTTAAATGTCAAAAATACAGTTCAAAATGAGCCACAAGCAG AATCATCTTTAAAACATATCACTGAAACTATATTGGATATTCCAATCTTAGAAAAAAATATGCAGCAAAACGTACCAATTATGGCCATTGAAACTTACACAGGATCacaaatttcaaattgtaatGAAAATATACCTATAATAAGGTTGTCAAGTGCAGAAAATTTACCAATACAAAATATCTTAAGTTCcg ATGATTCTTCTGGCCAACCAATATATGTACGCGTATTACAACCCGTTGAAATTAACGAGACCTCAACGCATTCCACGATAATGGCATCAAACTCTGATGCAGATTTGACAATGAAGTTCAAAGACAATTCGGATAAGCAAATTTTAACATTAACAGAagatggaaatttggaaatgaCAGAGATAGCTTGCTGGAATGACATACAATCGTCACAATCAAATATAATATtccaataa